A genomic region of Miscanthus floridulus cultivar M001 chromosome 3, ASM1932011v1, whole genome shotgun sequence contains the following coding sequences:
- the LOC136544537 gene encoding uncharacterized protein yields MALAKEFDELALDGHNYPTWASDIKINFASRGLLAYINEPIAEEVLDEQKKFGALMILRYYIHKDLKQEYLLEENLRTLWLALKERYDQQKVLIWPEANHEWNHLRLQDFKFVADYNHVVHKICSKLKFCEKEPTDADKIEKTLSTMLPANRVLQQQYRASNYTVYSQLIHTLTQAEKHDELLMKNHHKHPTGAAPLPEVHNVQKKVKNNKRFKGSSYDDPKNKPGKRKFNKKQKPNAKNKQNGEAKSKNDTKCHRCGTFNHFAKDCRTPKHLVALYQKSLKEAKQGKDKETRYEAHFNLASEAIKEVGCSSKALEEPKNNNAHKDERLPGTEDMIVEFNSNDMYGDFN; encoded by the coding sequence ATGGCCTTAGCTAAGGAGTTCGATGAACTTGCCTTAGATGGCCACAATTACCCTACTTGGGCTTCGGATATCAAAATAAACTTTGCATCCCGTGGACTTTTGGCATATATAAATGAACCCATTGCGGAGGAGGTGCTTGATGAGCAAAAGAAGTTCGGGGCCTTAATGATTTTAAGGTATTATATCCATAAGGATCTCAAACAAGAGTACCTTCTGGAAGAGAATCTCCGTACTTTGTGGCTTGCTCTTAAGGAGCGTTATGATCAGCAAAAGGTACTCATCTGGCCTGAGGCTAATCATGAGTGGAACCACTTGCGTTTGCAGGACTTTAAGTTTGTTGCTGATTATAATCATGTCGTTCATAAAATTTGCTCAAAGTTGAAATTCTGTGAGAAAGAGCCAACGGATGCTGATAAGATAGAGAAGACTCTATCTACCATGCTTCCCGCTAACCGAGTCTTGCAGCAGCAATATCGGGCTAGTAATTACACTGTGTATTCTCAACTTATTCATACATTAACTCAGGCTGAGAAACATGATGAGCTTCTTATGAAGAATCATCACAAGCACCCCACTGGTGCAGCACCTCTTCCTGAAGTTCATAATGTACAGAAAAAAGTTAAGAATAATAAAAGGTTCAAAGGATCTTCTTATGATGATCCAAAGAACAAGCCCGGTAAGCGCAAGTTCAACAAAAAGCAAAAGCCAAATGCTAAAAATAAGCAAAATGGCGAGGCTAAGTCCAAAAATGACACTAAATGTCATCGGTGTGGTACTTTCAACCATTTTGCAAAGGATTGCCGTACTCCTAAGCACTTGGTTGCACTTTACCAAAAGTCCTTAAAGGAAGCAAAGCAAGGCAAAGATAAAGAGACAAGATATGAAGCTCATTTCAATCTTGCTTCTGAGGCTATAAAGGAAGTGGGTTGTTCAAGCAAGGCTCTTGAGGAACcaaagaacaacaatgctcacaaGGATGAGAGGCTTCCAGGAACGGAAGACATGATCGTGGAGTTCAACTCAAATGACATGTATGGAGACTTCAACTGA